Proteins encoded together in one Panthera uncia isolate 11264 chromosome A2, Puncia_PCG_1.0, whole genome shotgun sequence window:
- the STEAP1 gene encoding metalloreductase STEAP1, translating to MENRQDITNQEPWTMKPRRNLEEDDYLNKDSGETSMLKRPVPLHTHQTTHFDEFDCPAELQHKQELFPKWRLPIKIAAIVSSLTFLYTLLREIIHPFVTSHQHYFYKIPILVINKVLPMVSITLLALVYLPGVIAAIVQLHNGTKYKKFPHWLDRWMLTRKQFGLLSFFFAVLHAIYSLSYPMRRSYRYKLLNWAYQQVQQNKEDAWIEHDVWRMEIYVSLGIVALAILALLAVTSIPSVSDSLTWREFHYIQSKLGIVCLLLGTIHALIFAWNKWVDIKQFIWYTPPTFMIAVFLPIVVLICKAILFLPCLRKKILKIRHGWEDVTKINKTKMSSQL from the exons ATGGAGAACAGACAAGACATTACAAACCAAGAACCTTGGACAATGAAACCTAGGAGAAATCTAGAAGAAGATGATTATTtg AATAAGGACTCAGGCGAGACCAGCATGCTAAAAAGACCTGTGCCTTTGCACACGCACCAAACAACCCATTTTGATGAATTTGATTGCCCCGCGGAGCTTCAACACAAACAGGAACTCTTTCCAAAGTGGCGCTTGCCAATTAAAATTGCTGCTATCGTATCATCTCTGACTTTTCTTTACACTCTTCTGAGGGAAATAATTCACCCTTTTGTAACTTCCCatcaacattatttttataaaattccaatCCTGGTCATCAACAAAGTCTTGCCAATGGTTTCCATCACCCTCTTGGCACTGGTTTATTTGCCAGGTGTGATAGCGGCAATTGTACAGCTTCATAATGGAACCAAATATAAGAAATTTCCACATTGGTTGGATAGATGGATGTTAACAAGAAAACAATTTGGgcttctcagtttcttttttgctGTACTGCATGCAATCTATAGTTTATCCTATCCAATGAGGCGATCCTACAGATACAAGTTGCTAAACTGGGCATATCAACAG GtccaacaaaataaagaagatgcCTGGATTGAGCATGATGTTTGGAGAATGGAAATTTATGTGTCTCTGGGAATTGTGGCACTCGCAATACTGGCTCTGTTAGCTGTGACATCTATTCCATCTGTGAGCGACTCTCTGACGTGGAGAGAATTTCACTATATCCAG agcaAGCTAGGAATTGTTTGCCTTCTGCTGGGCACTATACATGCATTGATTTTCGCCTGGAATAAATGGGTagatataaaacaatttatatgGTATACACCTCCAACTTTTATGATCGCTGTTTTCCTTCCAATCGTTGTCCTGATTTGTAAAGCCATACTATTCCTGCCATGCTTGAGGAAGAAGATACTAAAGATTAGACATGGTTGGGAAGATGTCACCAAAATTAATAAAACGAAGATGTCTTCCCAGTTGTAG